A section of the Coleofasciculus chthonoplastes PCC 7420 genome encodes:
- a CDS encoding DUF4149 domain-containing protein → MNAVFGTSTKQPTWQTIALFVLGLWLSSSFILDFVIMPTLGTAGMLNDASFASAGYSIFWMFNRIELLCAALVLTSLLAIRGTSNLYHHVRRWSILLSGLLLAIAIINTYIMTPQMSALAMQLNLFEPATGMASGMVEMHEGYWFLEAIKLIVGATVLAWCYHDSREIA, encoded by the coding sequence ATGAATGCTGTTTTTGGGACTAGCACAAAGCAACCCACCTGGCAAACGATTGCTCTGTTTGTCTTGGGTCTGTGGTTAAGTAGTAGCTTTATTCTAGACTTCGTGATCATGCCCACTCTGGGAACGGCTGGAATGTTGAACGACGCCAGTTTTGCCAGTGCGGGTTATTCGATTTTCTGGATGTTTAATCGGATCGAGTTACTCTGTGCCGCTTTAGTTTTAACCAGCCTTTTGGCAATACGTGGCACATCTAATCTCTATCATCATGTCCGACGCTGGTCGATCCTATTATCTGGGCTTCTGTTAGCAATTGCTATCATTAATACCTACATCATGACGCCCCAGATGAGCGCTCTAGCGATGCAACTGAATCTGTTTGAGCCAGCAACGGGTATGGCAAGCGGAATGGTTGAGATGCATGAAGGCTATTGGTTCCTAGAAGCGATTAAATTAATTGTCGGTGCGACTGTATTGGCTTGGTGTTATCACGATTCGCGAGAAATTGCTTAA
- a CDS encoding alpha-E domain-containing protein: MLSRVADSIYWLNRYIERAENIARFVDVNLNSMLDMPPGVTQQWEPLVITTGDRDVFQERYGEATSDNVIHFLTFDSNYPNSILSVLQLARENARSVREVISSEMWEEVNQFFLMVKEASQAGALGTLPDFCTQVKLASHRFAGVMDATMTHNEGWHFGQLGRLLERADKTTRILDVKYFVLLPSVQWVGTPLDQIQWMALLKSASAYEMYRKSQHRITPNGVAEFLILNRQFPRSIHFCLAQAEQSLHQITSTPRGTWCNPAERALGRLCSQLGYLTIEDVFENGLHEFLNQMQIEINQVGNQISKTFCAVEPV, encoded by the coding sequence ATGCTAAGTCGGGTTGCTGATTCTATCTATTGGCTCAATCGCTATATCGAACGGGCAGAAAATATTGCCCGATTTGTGGATGTTAACTTAAATTCCATGCTGGATATGCCCCCAGGAGTGACTCAGCAGTGGGAACCCTTAGTGATTACAACGGGGGATCGAGATGTATTCCAAGAACGCTACGGCGAGGCTACCTCGGACAATGTTATCCACTTCCTCACCTTTGACTCGAACTATCCCAATTCGATTCTATCTGTACTCCAACTGGCTCGCGAGAATGCCCGTTCGGTTCGGGAAGTAATATCTTCAGAAATGTGGGAAGAGGTTAATCAATTTTTCCTGATGGTTAAAGAGGCGTCTCAAGCAGGAGCATTGGGGACATTGCCTGACTTTTGTACCCAAGTCAAACTGGCTAGCCATCGCTTTGCTGGGGTTATGGATGCCACGATGACGCATAATGAGGGATGGCATTTTGGGCAACTGGGTCGATTATTAGAACGGGCAGATAAAACAACCCGAATTCTCGATGTGAAGTATTTTGTGTTACTTCCTTCAGTACAGTGGGTAGGAACGCCATTGGATCAAATTCAATGGATGGCACTGCTCAAATCGGCTAGTGCTTATGAGATGTATCGCAAGTCTCAGCATCGGATTACTCCTAACGGTGTCGCCGAATTTCTAATTTTAAACCGCCAATTTCCCCGCTCAATTCACTTCTGTCTAGCGCAAGCGGAACAATCATTGCATCAAATTACTAGCACCCCCCGTGGAACCTGGTGCAACCCAGCCGAACGCGCTTTAGGGCGTTTGTGTTCTCAACTCGGATATTTGACCATAGAAGATGTTTTTGAGAATGGTTTGCATGAATTTTTAAATCAAATGCAAATCGAAATTAATCAAGTCGGCAATCAAATCTCGAAAACATTTTGTGCGGTAGAACCTGTATAG
- a CDS encoding PEP-CTERM sorting domain-containing protein, translated as MKFSSLVPSVIAAAGIAVTASMMPAEAAMFGFNNIQGGDTFGDSIVNQFSFDVTDAGSGQVSFKFNNAGPASSTITQIYWDDMDGILSSLSLDSSKTSASGVNFTIPNNVGNLPQGNNLTPSFDENFEVARSNGQGGAANGIDSGEMLGVLFNGSFDSIIAGLNDGSLRVGMHVQRIGTASQSDAYVNAPGNPTQDVPEPLTILGSATALGIGGLLKRQQSKKNNKA; from the coding sequence ATGAAATTCTCTTCTCTCGTTCCCTCTGTTATCGCCGCTGCTGGAATCGCTGTTACCGCAAGTATGATGCCTGCTGAAGCCGCCATGTTTGGATTTAACAACATTCAAGGTGGTGACACATTTGGAGATTCGATAGTTAATCAATTCTCCTTTGATGTAACTGACGCTGGTAGTGGACAAGTTTCTTTTAAATTCAATAACGCAGGTCCAGCGTCTTCAACAATTACGCAGATTTATTGGGATGACATGGATGGCATTTTGTCTAGCCTCTCCCTAGATTCCAGTAAGACTTCAGCGTCTGGCGTAAACTTTACAATTCCCAACAACGTTGGCAATCTTCCTCAAGGTAATAATCTAACTCCAAGCTTTGATGAAAATTTTGAAGTGGCACGTAGTAATGGACAAGGTGGCGCGGCGAATGGAATCGACTCAGGTGAAATGCTAGGTGTGTTATTTAATGGCTCGTTTGATAGTATTATTGCCGGCTTAAATGATGGTTCGCTGCGGGTTGGCATGCATGTTCAACGCATTGGTACTGCTAGCCAAAGTGATGCTTATGTTAACGCTCCTGGCAATCCTACTCAAGATGTTCCCGAACCCCTCACCATCTTAGGTTCCGCTACTGCTCTAGGAATCGGCGGTTTGCTCAAGCGCCAACAGTCCAAAAAGAACAACAAGGCTTAA
- a CDS encoding DUF4114 domain-containing protein has product MESDRAFGWYLIPNGTTEQFLRENPDNLLGNSPLAFFSFIAANPNGIDNFWRLSPNEFAWTDLTNDSDIDFNDVMIGIQFG; this is encoded by the coding sequence GTGGAGAGCGATCGCGCTTTTGGATGGTATCTGATCCCAAACGGCACAACAGAACAGTTTTTACGGGAGAATCCCGACAATTTACTGGGGAATTCGCCCTTAGCCTTTTTCTCATTCATTGCCGCGAACCCCAATGGGATAGATAATTTCTGGCGACTGTCCCCCAATGAATTTGCCTGGACAGACCTGACAAACGATAGTGATATCGACTTTAATGATGTAATGATAGGCATTCAGTTTGGCTAA
- the crtA gene encoding cyanoexosortase A — MKATSLTPLQRLKIPPYWLLAIAAGLVAIYMTLSWKAGDEAQLGMSVLFWLAVGSLLWGKRQELNLESEVVPSIAGALVIGFVLWYSAHISGLRLTNENVQRLAPLLRLLPFISVVGVALLASGFKGFKQYWQEVTILFFLGGPATIASFIPDISPITAIFSAFMLHYMGFQVYLYDKVFINLPDGGVKVYHGCSGMEAMTYVLGLSVICLIMFPISRRKQYFVPIMALVVGFVVNSFRVALMAVLANAQNMEAFKYWHEGEGSLVFGMISVMVFGVFYWLLLRLEDTSSPETEEA, encoded by the coding sequence ATGAAAGCGACCTCTCTCACACCCCTGCAACGATTAAAAATCCCCCCCTATTGGCTGCTTGCCATAGCGGCTGGCTTAGTTGCCATCTATATGACACTCAGTTGGAAAGCCGGAGACGAAGCCCAGCTTGGCATGAGTGTCTTGTTTTGGCTAGCGGTTGGTTCCCTGCTGTGGGGCAAACGCCAGGAGTTAAACCTGGAAAGTGAAGTTGTCCCAAGTATCGCTGGGGCGCTAGTCATTGGCTTTGTCCTCTGGTATAGCGCCCACATCAGTGGGTTGAGGCTAACTAATGAAAATGTGCAGAGGTTAGCACCGTTACTGCGCCTGCTGCCCTTTATTTCTGTCGTCGGTGTCGCCTTACTTGCCTCTGGGTTTAAAGGATTCAAACAATACTGGCAAGAAGTAACGATTCTGTTTTTTCTCGGTGGACCGGCGACAATTGCCTCATTTATACCGGATATTTCGCCGATCACAGCTATATTTTCGGCGTTCATGCTGCACTATATGGGCTTTCAGGTCTATCTGTACGATAAGGTCTTTATTAACCTGCCTGATGGCGGCGTTAAGGTGTATCATGGCTGTTCCGGTATGGAAGCGATGACTTATGTGCTGGGACTATCGGTGATTTGCCTAATCATGTTTCCCATCAGTCGCCGCAAGCAGTATTTTGTGCCAATCATGGCGTTGGTTGTCGGATTTGTGGTCAATAGCTTCCGGGTGGCGTTGATGGCGGTGCTGGCAAATGCCCAAAATATGGAAGCCTTTAAATACTGGCATGAAGGCGAAGGTTCTCTAGTCTTCGGGATGATTTCTGTGATGGTTTTCGGCGTGTTCTACTGGTTGCTGTTGCGGCTGGAGGACACGAGTTCTCCGGAGACTGAGGAGGCATAA
- a CDS encoding circularly permuted type 2 ATP-grasp protein, which yields MAVQWDLYNPEDFYDELFSAKGQPRQSAAALIKWMQGLRPDELQQHRETAQIALLKLGVTFSVYSDNQGIERVFPFDIIPRIISAQEWQTLEGGLKQRIQALNLFLNDMYGEQRILNDGKIPHEVVFSATGFLKPCIGLKPPSDVWCHITGTDLVRDREGQWYVLEDNLRVPSGISYVLENRRVMKSTFPAIFQTLAIQPVDDYPSHLLETLLNLAPPQLPDPTVVVLTPGIYNSAYFEHSFLAQQMGVELVEGRDLVVVDGYLQMRTTQGLRRVDVVYRRVDDDFLDPHVFRPDSLLGVPGLMDVYRQGRVALANAPGTGVADDKVVYAYVPEMIRYYLGEEPILSNVPTYLCWQEKDRNHVLNNLEKLVVKAANESGGYGMLVGSSSTEVERAEFAERIKANPRNYIAQPILCLSRVPTLIDHQVEGRHVDLRPYILHRGDDIYVHPGGLTRVALRKGSLVVNSSQGGGSKDTWVLNHFHE from the coding sequence GTGGCAGTACAATGGGATCTCTACAATCCAGAAGACTTCTATGATGAGCTGTTTTCAGCCAAAGGGCAGCCACGACAGTCAGCCGCCGCCCTGATTAAGTGGATGCAGGGATTACGCCCTGATGAACTCCAACAACACCGGGAAACGGCTCAAATTGCTCTGCTCAAGTTGGGTGTAACCTTTAGCGTCTACAGTGATAATCAGGGTATTGAACGGGTGTTCCCTTTTGATATCATTCCCCGGATTATCTCGGCTCAGGAATGGCAAACTTTAGAGGGTGGACTCAAACAACGGATTCAAGCGCTGAACCTCTTCCTCAACGATATGTATGGGGAACAGCGTATTCTCAACGATGGCAAAATCCCCCACGAAGTTGTGTTTTCGGCAACGGGATTTCTCAAGCCTTGCATCGGCTTAAAGCCGCCCAGCGATGTCTGGTGTCACATTACCGGAACAGATTTGGTGCGCGATCGCGAGGGTCAATGGTATGTTCTGGAAGATAACCTGCGTGTACCTTCGGGCATCTCCTACGTATTGGAAAATCGGCGGGTGATGAAAAGTACATTCCCGGCAATCTTCCAAACCCTGGCAATTCAACCCGTGGACGATTATCCCAGCCATTTGCTAGAAACGCTGCTCAATTTAGCACCACCTCAACTTCCTGATCCTACGGTTGTTGTCCTTACTCCCGGTATTTACAACTCCGCCTACTTTGAACATTCCTTTTTAGCCCAGCAAATGGGTGTGGAACTGGTGGAAGGTCGAGATTTAGTCGTCGTGGATGGCTATTTGCAAATGCGGACGACGCAAGGATTGCGGCGAGTGGATGTGGTGTATCGTCGTGTGGATGATGACTTTTTAGATCCTCACGTCTTCCGTCCAGATTCCCTCTTAGGCGTACCGGGATTGATGGACGTTTATCGCCAAGGGCGAGTCGCCTTAGCCAATGCACCCGGAACAGGCGTAGCGGACGATAAAGTTGTCTATGCCTATGTCCCAGAAATGATCCGCTATTACCTGGGAGAAGAGCCAATTTTATCCAATGTCCCCACCTATTTATGTTGGCAGGAAAAAGACCGTAACCATGTCCTGAATAATTTAGAAAAATTAGTGGTGAAGGCGGCGAATGAGTCGGGGGGGTATGGTATGTTAGTGGGTTCGAGTTCCACTGAGGTGGAACGGGCGGAGTTTGCTGAACGGATTAAAGCCAATCCTCGCAATTATATTGCCCAACCGATCCTTTGCTTGTCGCGAGTGCCAACCTTGATTGATCATCAGGTAGAAGGACGACATGTCGATTTGCGCCCTTATATTTTGCATCGGGGAGACGACATTTATGTTCATCCCGGTGGATTAACCCGTGTGGCGTTGAGAAAGGGTTCTCTAGTCGTCAATTCATCCCAAGGGGGCGGAAGTAAAGATACGTGGGTGCTGAATCACTTTCATGAATGA
- a CDS encoding tetratricopeptide repeat protein, whose translation MSKIPVQIGVALATLMTGGIASATVQTPIEPMKFDRTPTTMPIAQAQLLDQLWQQVSQLRGVGKYREAIAILERIVQIQPEAFLAWYWRGEIFSSWGQYESAIASYDEALRLQPSYLLAQYKKGQALYELQRYQAAVTTWQQTLTLNAESEYEQTLITTVIPKQIAQVLSYELRQYNQALSIYDQLLQIDEQMASVWVERAAALYKLERYQDAVASCDQALELEPRNALAWKRRGLALYQLERYEQAIASLERAASFNGTDLEVTTLLSILTTSGESTTEVRGAQQRLVALQAEIRTAEARLETLRNERQTVTAQFESSQSTMRQSQQRLVALREEIQTAQTQLQSFQVEIRESRQQLIAIREEIETTQAQLESSQASVRQSQQRLVEVREEITSAQAQLTSLQSERQTLEARLVEVREEIETSQERLEASQASVRRSQQQLVEVRQEISTAQVELESLQSERQTREARLVAIQEEIETSQERLESSQLSVRQSQQRLVEVREEVSSAQAQLTSLQSERQTLEARLVAVREEIETSQERLEASQLSVRQSQQQLVAVREEISTAQVEFESLQGERQTLEARLVEVREEIETVQERLESSQSSVRQSQQRLVEVRQEVSSAEARVESLQSERQSLEAQLVAVRGEIETAQERLEVSRREFSSVQQRLSTLQGEIQTTEQRIATARTELRQLEERKTVEAETLQTLQVQYCGLQEDLSELEVGIRRLRGAQLASDAVQRCQLSDDDAF comes from the coding sequence ATGTCAAAAATCCCGGTTCAGATAGGCGTAGCCTTAGCGACATTGATGACTGGTGGTATCGCCAGTGCGACGGTGCAAACACCGATTGAACCAATGAAGTTCGATCGCACCCCCACCACGATGCCGATCGCACAAGCTCAACTGCTGGATCAATTATGGCAACAGGTGAGCCAGTTACGGGGTGTGGGTAAGTATCGTGAAGCAATAGCCATCCTAGAACGAATTGTGCAGATTCAGCCAGAGGCTTTCTTGGCGTGGTATTGGCGCGGCGAGATATTCAGTAGTTGGGGACAGTACGAAAGTGCGATCGCATCCTACGATGAAGCGCTTCGACTTCAACCCAGTTATCTTTTAGCTCAGTATAAGAAAGGACAAGCCTTATACGAACTCCAACGCTATCAGGCGGCGGTGACAACTTGGCAACAAACCTTAACCTTAAACGCCGAATCGGAGTATGAACAAACCTTAATTACTACAGTCATACCCAAGCAAATTGCCCAAGTGCTGTCTTATGAGTTGCGACAGTATAATCAGGCGCTCTCCATCTATGATCAACTTTTGCAAATTGATGAGCAGATGGCGTCAGTTTGGGTGGAACGCGCCGCCGCACTGTATAAACTCGAACGGTATCAAGACGCGGTAGCCAGTTGTGATCAAGCCTTAGAACTTGAACCGCGAAACGCCCTCGCCTGGAAACGACGCGGATTAGCACTGTATCAATTAGAGCGTTACGAACAAGCGATCGCGTCTTTAGAACGAGCGGCGAGTTTTAACGGCACAGATTTAGAAGTAACCACCTTACTCTCTATTCTTACCACCTCTGGCGAATCTACCACCGAAGTTCGTGGCGCCCAACAGCGACTTGTAGCGCTGCAAGCCGAAATTCGCACCGCCGAAGCCCGATTAGAGACGTTGCGGAATGAACGCCAAACCGTCACCGCCCAATTTGAATCCTCCCAATCCACGATGCGTCAATCGCAACAGCGATTAGTCGCCCTGCGCGAAGAAATTCAAACCGCCCAAACTCAACTCCAATCCTTCCAAGTCGAAATCCGGGAATCTCGACAACAGTTAATCGCCATTCGAGAAGAAATTGAAACCACCCAAGCCCAACTCGAATCCTCTCAAGCATCGGTGCGCCAATCTCAACAACGGTTAGTCGAAGTGCGAGAGGAAATTACCAGCGCCCAAGCCCAACTGACATCACTCCAAAGTGAACGCCAAACCTTAGAAGCCAGACTGGTTGAGGTACGGGAGGAAATTGAGACATCTCAAGAACGCCTGGAAGCCTCTCAAGCTTCGGTGCGCCGCTCTCAACAACAGTTAGTTGAAGTACGCCAAGAGATTAGTACTGCACAGGTAGAACTTGAATCACTCCAAAGTGAACGCCAAACTCGAGAGGCGAGACTGGTGGCGATACAGGAGGAAATTGAGACATCTCAAGAACGTCTGGAATCCTCTCAATTGTCTGTGCGACAATCTCAACAACGATTAGTCGAAGTGCGAGAGGAAGTGAGTAGCGCTCAAGCCCAACTGACATCCCTACAGAGTGAACGCCAAACCTTAGAAGCAAGACTGGTAGCGGTACGGGAGGAAATTGAGACATCTCAAGAACGGCTGGAAGCCTCTCAATTGTCTGTGCGACAATCTCAACAACAGTTAGTTGCAGTTCGGGAAGAGATTAGTACTGCACAGGTAGAATTTGAATCACTCCAAGGTGAACGCCAAACCTTAGAAGCGAGACTGGTTGAGGTACGAGAGGAAATCGAAACCGTTCAAGAACGCCTGGAATCCTCTCAATCTTCGGTGCGACAATCGCAACAACGGTTAGTTGAAGTGCGACAAGAGGTTAGCAGCGCCGAAGCCAGAGTTGAGTCGCTTCAGAGTGAACGGCAAAGCTTAGAAGCCCAACTGGTAGCGGTACGTGGTGAAATCGAAACGGCTCAAGAACGCCTGGAAGTCTCTCGCCGTGAATTTAGCAGCGTACAACAGCGTTTAAGTACATTACAAGGCGAAATCCAAACCACCGAACAACGAATCGCGACGGCTCGAACTGAACTGCGTCAGTTGGAAGAGCGCAAGACAGTGGAAGCTGAGACATTACAGACTTTGCAAGTTCAGTATTGCGGTTTACAAGAAGATTTGAGTGAATTGGAAGTCGGGATACGTCGCCTCCGGGGGGCGCAACTTGCATCTGATGCAGTTCAACGCTGTCAATTGTCCGATGACGATGCTTTCTGA
- a CDS encoding transglutaminase family protein produces MRYKICHTTTYTYNQPVILKPHILRLRPRCDGTQQLHSFILDVEPKHEKIAEIIELDGNAIAKLLFNTSTEQLTISATSVVETCRTNPDTIPLESWATQLPITYPDYWFSQLQHYQQFYDPTSGNSIKQLAQDIYQQVNGDTVNFVKTLNQHLYSHCKPQYREKGAPRSPRKTWDLKKGSCRDLAVLFMDVCRVMGLGARFVSGYQEGNLERSQRYLHAWVEIYFPGAGWQGYDPNQGVIVTDRHIPLVACAIPRYAAPISGAIATTKSVGEGGKKIESDMKINLSIARDEYSGFQSDTIHLT; encoded by the coding sequence GTGCGTTATAAAATTTGTCATACCACAACCTATACCTATAATCAACCCGTTATTTTAAAACCCCATATCTTGAGGTTACGTCCCCGGTGTGACGGGACTCAGCAACTGCATTCCTTTATATTGGATGTTGAACCTAAACATGAGAAAATTGCTGAGATTATTGAACTTGATGGAAACGCGATCGCGAAACTTTTATTTAATACCAGTACCGAACAATTAACGATCAGCGCTACATCCGTTGTCGAAACCTGTCGAACTAATCCCGATACCATTCCACTGGAATCCTGGGCGACTCAATTACCGATTACATACCCCGACTACTGGTTCTCTCAGTTACAGCATTATCAGCAATTTTATGACCCTACCTCCGGGAATTCGATCAAGCAATTAGCCCAGGATATTTACCAGCAAGTTAATGGCGATACCGTTAACTTTGTCAAAACACTAAACCAACATCTCTACAGCCATTGTAAACCCCAGTATCGGGAAAAAGGTGCACCTCGGTCTCCCCGTAAAACCTGGGACTTAAAGAAAGGCTCTTGTCGCGATTTAGCGGTACTATTCATGGATGTTTGTCGGGTGATGGGATTAGGCGCACGATTTGTTAGTGGGTATCAGGAAGGGAATCTAGAACGATCGCAACGATATCTTCATGCTTGGGTAGAGATTTACTTCCCGGGTGCAGGCTGGCAAGGCTATGATCCGAATCAAGGTGTTATTGTTACAGATCGCCATATTCCCCTCGTGGCTTGTGCTATACCCCGGTATGCTGCTCCGATTTCCGGTGCGATCGCGACAACGAAATCGGTGGGTGAAGGAGGTAAGAAAATTGAGTCGGATATGAAGATTAATTTGTCGATTGCCAGAGATGAATATAGCGGTTTTCAGTCCGATACAATACATTTAACCTAA
- a CDS encoding TldD/PmbA family protein yields MVQALTPTTTATDLAQLAIDLIRQAGCEYGDVRFCTYRHQNLYARDRSLSQLCDNVSAGFGVRVLLDGAWGFAASPYKTPAEVERLVTLAVEIAKGSRLSQRTRVQLVPVAAYQDTYITPMEIDPFSIPITEKADLLLHINDQLLGYGERGIKKAYSYLQFTKEDKTFASTEGSLIHQTLYRTYPGFGCTAIANGDAQNRSYERPPMNKGYEHVIRADLLSQVERVAEEAIEKVHAPKSPSGIRTTLILKPTNLWLTIHESVGHPTELDRVYGYEANFAGTSFATTDKLGKLQYAAPWVNFKADRTQPGGRSTMGYDDEGVPSQEWYVVKDGMLVDYLTDRETAYRLGRGSSNGSAFADSWSSVPMVRIPNLGLEPGVEGGSHTATLAEMIADTEDGILIDGIGSFSIDQQRRNFQFGGDAFWKVEKGKVVGMLKDVTYHSMTTDFWNSVDAIGPKSEWQQCGTNLCGKGEPMQIAQMTHACVPVRVRNIHIGGAS; encoded by the coding sequence ATGGTACAAGCACTCACCCCAACCACCACCGCAACGGATTTGGCTCAACTGGCGATTGATTTGATTCGTCAAGCTGGCTGTGAATACGGCGATGTCCGATTTTGCACCTACCGCCATCAAAATCTTTATGCCCGCGATCGCTCTCTGAGTCAACTTTGTGATAATGTTAGTGCTGGCTTTGGGGTGCGGGTGTTACTGGATGGGGCGTGGGGTTTTGCGGCGAGTCCCTATAAAACGCCTGCAGAGGTGGAACGCCTGGTTACCTTAGCGGTGGAAATTGCCAAGGGGAGTCGCCTGTCTCAGCGGACAAGGGTGCAACTGGTTCCTGTCGCCGCCTATCAGGATACCTACATCACTCCGATGGAAATTGACCCCTTTAGTATCCCGATTACTGAGAAAGCCGATTTACTGTTGCACATTAATGACCAACTGCTGGGTTATGGCGAACGGGGGATTAAAAAGGCATATTCTTATTTACAATTTACCAAGGAAGATAAGACCTTTGCTTCAACGGAAGGTTCGCTGATTCACCAAACGCTGTATCGAACCTATCCTGGATTTGGCTGTACCGCGATCGCGAATGGAGATGCTCAAAATCGCAGCTATGAACGCCCGCCGATGAATAAGGGCTATGAGCATGTTATCCGAGCGGATTTACTTTCTCAAGTGGAACGAGTTGCGGAAGAAGCGATTGAAAAAGTCCATGCACCGAAAAGTCCCTCTGGTATTCGCACCACGCTAATTCTGAAACCGACAAACCTGTGGTTGACGATTCATGAATCGGTAGGACATCCCACAGAATTAGATCGAGTATACGGCTATGAAGCCAACTTTGCTGGCACCAGTTTCGCCACCACTGATAAATTAGGGAAACTCCAGTATGCCGCACCTTGGGTCAATTTCAAAGCCGATCGCACCCAACCTGGTGGACGCAGTACCATGGGGTATGATGACGAGGGCGTACCATCACAAGAGTGGTACGTTGTCAAGGACGGAATGTTAGTTGATTATTTGACTGATCGCGAAACCGCCTATCGATTGGGGCGAGGCAGTAGTAACGGTAGCGCCTTTGCCGATAGTTGGTCAAGTGTACCGATGGTACGCATTCCCAATCTAGGCTTAGAACCGGGAGTCGAGGGGGGAAGTCATACGGCGACATTAGCCGAAATGATTGCCGATACCGAAGATGGTATTTTAATTGATGGCATTGGCAGTTTTTCCATTGATCAGCAACGGCGTAATTTTCAGTTTGGTGGTGATGCGTTTTGGAAGGTAGAAAAGGGCAAAGTAGTGGGAATGTTAAAGGATGTCACCTATCATTCTATGACCACCGACTTTTGGAACAGTGTAGACGCGATCGGACCTAAGTCTGAATGGCAACAATGCGGGACAAATTTATGCGGTAAAGGTGAACCCATGCAAATCGCCCAAATGACCCATGCTTGTGTTCCGGTGCGGGTGCGAAATATCCACATCGGCGGCGCATCTTGA
- the hpsJ-A gene encoding HpsJ-like protein, cyanoexosortase A-associated: MTQSEEKDKFVPAIDQLWKFSAGLSKSIAVARWIGYGLLVLAFFDVVEIFVPPVLMNPAWEFQTIGQLVERVPVPLLGLALVFLGERDQRTRWEPLILNILSWLALLVGVLYFLLVPLGIVDTIRLDTRNTDDITRQVEQRQEQIQQVREALGQATTVEQMQFLISQLDSQGRTPQIQGTEQLAEVKEQLSTFLEQGETRMQEDAQSQKKSRRLRLLENSVKWNLGALVSGALFVSIWRLTGWARRSE, encoded by the coding sequence ATGACGCAATCAGAAGAAAAAGATAAATTTGTTCCCGCGATCGACCAACTGTGGAAGTTTAGCGCTGGTTTATCCAAGTCAATCGCAGTGGCGCGGTGGATCGGCTATGGGTTATTAGTTTTGGCATTTTTCGATGTCGTAGAGATATTTGTACCTCCGGTGTTGATGAATCCCGCTTGGGAGTTTCAGACTATCGGACAATTGGTGGAACGGGTTCCTGTACCGTTGCTGGGATTGGCGCTGGTGTTTCTAGGCGAACGAGATCAACGTACTCGATGGGAACCTCTGATTCTAAATATTTTGTCCTGGCTAGCTTTGCTGGTGGGGGTTTTGTACTTTTTACTGGTTCCCTTGGGAATTGTGGACACAATACGGCTGGACACGCGGAACACGGATGACATTACTCGGCAAGTTGAACAGCGCCAAGAGCAAATTCAACAGGTGAGAGAGGCGCTAGGACAAGCGACGACTGTAGAACAGATGCAGTTTCTGATTAGTCAATTGGATAGTCAAGGGCGCACGCCACAGATTCAAGGTACTGAGCAGTTAGCTGAGGTGAAGGAGCAGCTTTCGACATTTTTGGAACAGGGTGAGACACGGATGCAGGAGGACGCTCAATCCCAGAAGAAGTCTCGGCGCTTACGGTTACTGGAGAATTCGGTGAAGTGGAATTTGGGCGCTTTGGTTTCTGGGGCGTTGTTTGTCAGTATTTGGCGCTTAACGGGTTGGGCAAGACGTAGCGAGTGA